A region from the Streptomyces tsukubensis genome encodes:
- a CDS encoding DUF6230 family protein, protein MESVARGGTRWKRFAIVMVPSVAATAAIGVGLAQGALAASFAVSGQEFKVSAASLDGQGFAQYGGVVDGYVELEGDRKVKRPVMISTFKSATIEDMCQSVVLDLPFLGAFTLRLDAGGPGSSVTAQNLYLDVSELRAKVAQFGNIDIGIAARHTDQGEPGGKGPVVKDNISPNGFAQQADEAYLTEVEQKTWSTTAGTFTLGGLSMKLKKGSGNGNECFTG, encoded by the coding sequence ATGGAGTCTGTGGCTCGTGGCGGAACCAGATGGAAGCGGTTCGCCATAGTCATGGTGCCGAGTGTGGCCGCGACGGCCGCGATCGGTGTCGGCCTGGCACAGGGGGCGCTCGCGGCGTCCTTCGCGGTGTCGGGCCAGGAGTTCAAGGTCAGTGCCGCTTCCCTCGACGGTCAGGGGTTCGCTCAGTACGGCGGAGTCGTCGACGGGTATGTGGAGCTGGAGGGGGACCGGAAGGTCAAGCGTCCGGTGATGATCTCCACCTTCAAGTCCGCGACCATCGAGGACATGTGCCAGTCGGTGGTCCTGGACCTGCCGTTCCTGGGGGCGTTCACCCTCCGGCTGGACGCGGGAGGCCCCGGCTCGTCGGTCACGGCCCAGAACCTCTATCTGGACGTGTCCGAGCTCAGGGCCAAGGTCGCCCAGTTCGGCAATATCGACATCGGTATCGCGGCCCGGCACACGGACCAGGGCGAGCCGGGGGGCAAGGGTCCCGTCGTCAAGGACAACATCAGCCCCAACGGGTTCGCCCAGCAGGCCGATGAGGCGTATCTGACCGAGGTGGAGCAGAAGACGTGGTCCACCACGGCCGGCACCTTCACGCTCGGTGGTCTGAGCATGAAGCTGAAGAAGGGATCCGGCAACGGCAACGAGTGCTTCACGGGCTAG
- a CDS encoding DUF6114 domain-containing protein has protein sequence MSADSMATGQNEHVLRVLLRRFRNWRWQRPFWAGLFTMLGGVPIAYFPYATLSVGNVTLSMSTTAGAGSLIIGVLLVTLGFTMWFHHIVRVFAGIAAILLALISIPVANLGGFGMGFLLALVGGALSVAWAPGEPVLPAAVPPHTAGEVPAPPAVSVPPQAGPPVPPAGPAVPAGQSEISREAVATEPDGGRNSAG, from the coding sequence ATGAGCGCCGACTCCATGGCCACCGGGCAGAACGAACACGTCCTCCGCGTCCTTCTGCGGCGGTTCCGTAACTGGCGGTGGCAGCGGCCGTTCTGGGCGGGGCTGTTCACCATGCTCGGCGGCGTTCCGATCGCCTACTTCCCCTATGCCACCCTGAGCGTGGGGAACGTCACGCTGTCCATGTCGACCACGGCGGGCGCCGGATCCCTGATCATCGGCGTGCTGCTGGTCACCCTGGGCTTCACGATGTGGTTCCACCACATCGTCCGGGTGTTCGCCGGTATCGCCGCGATCCTGCTGGCCCTGATCTCCATCCCGGTCGCCAACCTCGGCGGCTTCGGCATGGGTTTCCTGCTCGCGCTGGTGGGCGGTGCGCTCTCCGTCGCGTGGGCGCCGGGCGAGCCCGTCCTCCCGGCGGCCGTCCCACCCCACACCGCGGGGGAGGTTCCAGCACCCCCCGCCGTATCCGTACCGCCGCAAGCGGGCCCCCCGGTGCCGCCCGCGGGTCCGGCCGTCCCGGCCGGGCAGTCCGAGATCTCCCGGGAGGCCGTCGCCACCGAACCGGACGGCGGGAGGAACAGTGCAGGGTGA
- the pyk gene encoding pyruvate kinase, whose product MRRSKIVCTLGPAVDSYEQLKALIEAGMNVARFNMSHGSHADHEGRYHRLRKAQEDTGRAIGVLADLQGPKIRLETFADGPVELVRGDEFTITTEDVPGDKTICGTTYKGLPGDVSKGDQVLINDGNVELRVVEVDGQRVKTIVVEGGVISDHKGINLPGAAVNVPALSEKDVEDLRFALRMGCDLVALSFVRDAEDVKDVHKVMDEVGRRVPVIAKVEKPQAVENMEAVVMAFDGVMVARGDLAVEYPLEKVPMVQKRLIELCRRNAKPVIVATQMMESMITNSRPTRAEASDVANAILDGADAVMLSAESSVGAYPLETVKTMSRIVVAAEEELLSKGLQPLVPGKKPRTQGGSVARAACEIADFLDGKALVAFTQSGDTARRLSRYRVCQPILAFTTEESTRNQLTLSWGIESFVVPHVDNTDAMVDLVDAELLKLQRHNAGDIMIITAGSPPGVPGTTNMVRVHHLGSQA is encoded by the coding sequence ATGCGCCGTTCCAAAATCGTCTGCACACTGGGCCCCGCCGTCGACTCGTACGAGCAGTTGAAAGCGCTCATCGAGGCCGGTATGAACGTGGCCCGCTTCAATATGAGCCACGGGTCCCACGCCGATCACGAGGGCCGGTACCACCGGCTGCGCAAGGCGCAGGAGGACACGGGCCGGGCGATCGGCGTACTGGCCGACCTGCAGGGCCCCAAGATCCGTCTGGAGACCTTCGCCGACGGTCCCGTCGAGCTGGTGCGCGGTGACGAGTTCACCATCACCACCGAGGACGTGCCCGGCGACAAGACCATCTGCGGCACCACCTACAAGGGCCTGCCCGGGGACGTCTCCAAGGGCGACCAGGTCCTGATCAACGACGGCAACGTCGAACTGCGGGTCGTCGAGGTCGACGGGCAGCGGGTGAAGACGATCGTCGTCGAGGGCGGCGTCATCTCCGACCACAAGGGCATCAACCTCCCCGGTGCCGCGGTGAACGTCCCCGCCCTGTCCGAGAAGGACGTCGAGGACCTGCGCTTCGCCCTGCGGATGGGCTGCGATCTGGTCGCCCTCTCCTTCGTCCGGGACGCCGAGGACGTCAAGGACGTCCACAAGGTGATGGACGAGGTGGGCCGCCGGGTCCCCGTCATCGCCAAGGTGGAGAAGCCGCAGGCCGTCGAGAACATGGAAGCCGTCGTGATGGCGTTCGACGGTGTGATGGTGGCCCGCGGCGACCTGGCCGTCGAGTATCCGCTCGAAAAGGTCCCGATGGTCCAGAAGCGGCTGATCGAGCTCTGCCGCCGCAACGCCAAGCCGGTGATCGTCGCGACCCAGATGATGGAGTCGATGATCACCAACTCCCGTCCGACCCGCGCCGAGGCCTCCGACGTCGCCAATGCGATCCTCGACGGCGCGGACGCGGTCATGCTCTCGGCGGAGTCCTCGGTGGGCGCCTATCCGCTGGAGACCGTGAAGACGATGTCCCGCATCGTGGTCGCGGCGGAGGAGGAGCTGCTCTCGAAGGGCCTGCAGCCGCTGGTCCCCGGCAAGAAGCCCCGTACCCAGGGCGGTTCCGTCGCCCGCGCGGCCTGCGAGATCGCGGACTTCCTGGACGGCAAGGCCCTGGTGGCCTTCACCCAGTCCGGCGACACCGCCCGCCGGCTCTCGCGCTACCGGGTCTGCCAGCCGATCCTCGCCTTCACCACCGAGGAGTCGACCCGCAACCAGCTCACCCTGAGCTGGGGCATCGAGTCCTTCGTGGTGCCGCACGTCGACAACACCGACGCGATGGTCGATCTGGTCGACGCCGAGCTGCTGAAGCTCCAGCGCCACAACGCCGGCGACATCATGATCATCACGGCCGGTTCCCCGCCGGGTGTCCCGGGCACCACCAACATGGTGCGGGTGCACCACCTGGGCTCCCAGGCCTGA
- a CDS encoding tetratricopeptide repeat protein: MQPRNMSMSGVVDLAAVKAAGEAKVKAEQARAEAARQGGGAAVAPSSLVIDVDEAGFEQEVLQRSAEVPVVLDFWAEWCQPCKQLGPLLEKLALEYNGRFVLAKIDVDANQLLMQQFGIQGIPAVFAVVAGQALPLFQGAAPEQQIRATLDQLIEVAEQRFGLTGIAVDADAEDAPAEEQAAPPGPYDALLAAAVDALDAGDFAGAVRAYQNVLSDDPGNTEAKLGLAQADLLGRVKDLNPQRVREEAAARPEDVTAQIAAADLDLVGGHVEDAFGRLVETVRRTRGEERDAARLRLLELFEVVGGDDPRVTAARSALARALY; encoded by the coding sequence ATGCAGCCTAGGAACATGTCCATGAGCGGTGTCGTCGACCTCGCCGCAGTGAAGGCGGCCGGTGAGGCCAAGGTCAAGGCGGAGCAGGCCCGTGCCGAGGCCGCACGCCAGGGCGGCGGCGCGGCCGTCGCCCCCTCCAGTCTGGTGATCGACGTCGACGAGGCGGGCTTCGAGCAGGAAGTCCTCCAGCGGTCGGCCGAGGTCCCGGTCGTCCTCGACTTCTGGGCCGAGTGGTGCCAGCCCTGCAAGCAGCTCGGCCCCCTCCTGGAGAAGCTGGCCCTGGAGTACAACGGCCGGTTCGTGCTCGCCAAGATCGACGTCGACGCCAACCAGCTGCTGATGCAGCAGTTCGGTATCCAGGGCATCCCGGCGGTCTTCGCCGTGGTCGCGGGCCAGGCGCTGCCGCTCTTCCAGGGCGCCGCCCCGGAGCAGCAGATCCGGGCCACCCTGGACCAGCTGATCGAGGTCGCCGAGCAGCGCTTCGGTCTGACCGGAATCGCCGTCGACGCGGACGCCGAAGACGCCCCCGCCGAGGAGCAGGCGGCGCCGCCCGGACCGTACGACGCCCTGCTGGCGGCGGCCGTCGACGCACTGGACGCGGGTGACTTCGCGGGCGCGGTGCGGGCCTACCAGAACGTCCTCTCGGACGACCCCGGCAATACGGAGGCCAAGCTCGGGCTCGCGCAGGCGGATCTGCTGGGCCGGGTGAAGGACCTGAACCCGCAGCGGGTGCGCGAGGAAGCCGCGGCCCGGCCCGAGGACGTCACCGCCCAGATCGCGGCGGCCGATCTGGACCTCGTCGGCGGCCATGTCGAGGACGCCTTCGGCCGGCTCGTCGAGACGGTCCGGCGGACCCGCGGCGAGGAGCGGGACGCGGCCCGGCTGCGGCTGCTGGAGCTGTTCGAAGTGGTCGGCGGGGACGACCCCCGGGTCACGGCGGCGCGCTCGGCGCTGGCGCGCGCCCTCTACTGA
- a CDS encoding ATP-dependent 6-phosphofructokinase, whose protein sequence is MRIGVLTAGGDCPGLNAVIRSVVHRAITGYGDEVIGFEDGFKGLLDGHYRPLDLNAVSGILARGGTILGSARLERARLREAAENCGEIQRRYGIDVLIPIGGEGTLTASRMLSEAGMPVVGVPKTIDNDISATDRTFGFDTAVTVATEAIDRLKTTAESHQRVMVVEVMGRHAGWIALESGMAGGAHGICLPERSFQVEDLVKMVEERFDRGKKFAVICVAEGAHPAEGSMDYRKGEIDQFGHERFQGIGNRLAAELEHRLGKEAKPVILGHVQRGGVPTAYDRVLATRFGWHAVEAAHRGDFGRMTSLRGTDIVMAPLADAVTQLKKVPTDRMNEAESVF, encoded by the coding sequence ATGCGTATCGGAGTGCTCACCGCCGGAGGCGACTGCCCCGGACTGAACGCGGTCATCCGGTCGGTCGTGCACCGGGCCATCACCGGGTACGGCGACGAGGTCATCGGTTTCGAGGACGGCTTCAAGGGCCTGCTGGACGGGCACTACCGCCCCCTCGACCTCAACGCCGTCAGCGGAATCCTGGCCCGGGGCGGCACCATCCTCGGCTCGGCCCGGCTGGAGCGGGCCCGGCTGCGCGAGGCGGCCGAGAACTGCGGCGAGATCCAGCGGCGCTACGGGATCGACGTCCTCATCCCCATCGGCGGCGAGGGCACCCTCACCGCCTCCCGGATGCTCTCCGAGGCGGGCATGCCCGTGGTGGGCGTCCCGAAGACCATCGACAACGACATCTCCGCCACCGACCGGACCTTCGGCTTCGACACCGCGGTGACCGTCGCCACCGAGGCCATCGACCGGCTGAAGACCACCGCCGAATCGCATCAGCGGGTGATGGTCGTCGAGGTCATGGGACGGCACGCGGGCTGGATCGCCCTGGAGTCCGGGATGGCGGGCGGCGCCCACGGCATCTGCCTTCCGGAGCGGTCCTTCCAGGTCGAGGACCTGGTCAAGATGGTCGAGGAGCGGTTCGACCGGGGCAAGAAGTTCGCCGTCATCTGTGTGGCCGAGGGCGCGCATCCCGCCGAGGGCTCCATGGACTACCGCAAGGGCGAGATCGACCAGTTCGGCCACGAGCGTTTCCAGGGCATCGGCAACCGGCTGGCGGCCGAGCTGGAGCACCGGCTCGGCAAGGAGGCCAAGCCGGTGATCCTCGGACACGTCCAGCGCGGCGGTGTGCCGACGGCGTACGACAGGGTGCTCGCCACCCGCTTCGGCTGGCACGCCGTCGAGGCGGCGCACCGCGGCGACTTCGGCCGGATGACCTCGCTGCGCGGGACGGACATCGTGATGGCGCCGCTGGCCGACGCGGTGACGCAGCTCAAGAAGGTCCCGACGGACCGGATGAACGAGGCGGAGTCCGTCTTCTGA
- a CDS encoding acetate kinase, which yields MTTSPPPAPTRILVLNSGSSSVKYQLLDMRNAARLAVGLVERIGERSSRLVHTPLVDGGAGLRERTGPIADHEAALKAVAEELAADGLGLDSPELAAIGHRVVHGGLRFSEPTVVDDEVLAEIERLVPVAPLHNPANITGIRTARDLRPDLPQVAVFDTAFHTTMPESAARYAIDVETADAHRIRRYGFHGTSHAYVSRETAKLLGKAPEDVNVIVLHLGNGASASAVAGGRCVDTSMGLTPLEGLVMGTRSGDVDPAVTFHLRRVAGMSTDEIDTLLNKKSGLVGLCGDNDMREIRRRIDEGDEQAQLAFDIYIHRLKKYIGAYYAVLGRVDAVVFTAGVGENAAPVRAAAVAGLEELGLALDSGLNEERSPHARIVSPPYARVAVAVVPTDEELEIARQAFALVSEDSLD from the coding sequence GTGACCACGTCCCCTCCCCCGGCCCCCACCCGGATCCTCGTCCTCAACTCCGGCTCGTCGTCGGTGAAGTACCAGCTGCTCGACATGCGGAACGCCGCCCGGCTCGCGGTCGGACTGGTGGAGCGGATCGGGGAGCGGTCGTCCCGGCTGGTGCACACCCCGCTGGTGGACGGCGGGGCCGGACTGCGGGAGCGGACCGGGCCGATCGCGGACCACGAGGCGGCGCTGAAGGCCGTGGCGGAGGAGCTGGCGGCCGACGGGCTGGGCCTGGACTCGCCCGAGCTGGCCGCGATCGGCCACCGCGTGGTCCACGGCGGGCTGCGGTTCTCCGAGCCGACCGTGGTCGACGACGAGGTGCTCGCGGAGATCGAACGGCTGGTGCCGGTGGCACCGCTGCACAACCCGGCGAACATCACCGGGATCCGGACCGCGCGGGACCTGCGCCCGGACCTGCCGCAGGTCGCGGTCTTCGACACCGCCTTCCACACCACGATGCCGGAGTCGGCGGCCCGGTACGCGATCGACGTGGAGACGGCGGACGCCCACCGGATCCGGCGCTACGGCTTCCACGGCACGTCCCACGCGTACGTCTCGCGCGAGACGGCGAAGCTGCTCGGGAAGGCGCCCGAGGACGTCAACGTCATCGTGCTGCACCTGGGCAACGGCGCCTCGGCCTCGGCCGTGGCGGGCGGCCGCTGCGTGGACACGTCCATGGGCCTGACCCCGCTGGAGGGCCTGGTGATGGGCACCCGCTCCGGCGACGTCGACCCGGCGGTCACCTTCCATCTGCGGCGGGTGGCGGGCATGTCGACGGACGAGATCGACACCCTGCTGAACAAGAAGAGCGGTCTGGTGGGGCTCTGCGGCGACAACGACATGCGGGAGATCCGCCGCCGGATCGACGAGGGCGACGAGCAGGCGCAGCTCGCCTTCGACATCTACATCCACCGGCTGAAGAAGTACATCGGGGCGTATTACGCGGTGCTCGGCCGGGTGGACGCCGTGGTGTTCACGGCGGGGGTCGGCGAGAACGCCGCGCCCGTACGGGCGGCCGCGGTCGCGGGTCTTGAGGAGCTGGGGCTCGCGCTGGACTCGGGGCTGAACGAGGAGCGGTCGCCGCACGCACGGATCGTTTCGCCGCCGTACGCCCGGGTCGCGGTGGCGGTGGTACCGACCGACGAGGAGCTGGAGATCGCCCGGCAGGCCTTCGCGCTGGTATCCGAGGATTCACTCGACTGA
- the pta gene encoding phosphate acetyltransferase, with protein sequence MTRSVYVTGIDRGDGRQVVELGVMELLTRQVDRVGVFRPLVHDGPDRLFELLRARYRLTQDPGTVYGLDYHEASALQAEQGTDELVSRLVDRFHRVAREYEVVLVLGTDFAATQLPDELALNARLANEFGASVIPVVGGRGQTAESVRAEARNAFRAYEALGCDILALTVNRVAPADRESIAERLAARLPVPCYVLPDEPALAAPTVAQITQALHGTVLLGDDSGLARDALDFVFGGATLPNFLTALTPGCMVVTPGDRADLVVGALAAHSAGTPPIAGVLLTLDERPTDEVLTLAAKLAPGTPVVSVAATSFPTAAELFKLEGKLSGATPRKAETALGLFERHVDSAGLLDRLAVARSGRVTPMMFEHELLEQARADRRRVVLPEGTEERVLRAADVLVRRDVCDLTLLGDPDIIRKKAADLGIDLSSVQLIDPNTSELRQPFAERYAELRAHKGISVELAYDVVADVNYFGTLMVEEGLADGMVSGSVHSTAATIRPAFEIIKTRRPTDPGGGAAIVSSVFFMCLADKVLVYGDCAVNPDPNAEQLADIAVQSAATAARFGVEPRIAMLSYSTGTSGSGADVDKVREATELVRRSRPDLRIEGPIQYDAAVEPSVAATKLPESEVAGRATVLIFPDLNTGNNTYKAVQRSAGAVAVGPVLQGLRKPVNDLSRGALVGDIVNTVAITAIQAQPAPAPDRPVRPAAETAATPA encoded by the coding sequence GTGACGCGCAGCGTGTACGTGACCGGAATCGACCGCGGGGACGGCCGGCAGGTCGTGGAGCTGGGGGTCATGGAACTCCTCACCCGCCAGGTGGACCGGGTGGGCGTCTTCCGGCCGCTGGTGCACGACGGCCCCGACCGGCTCTTCGAACTGCTCCGGGCCCGGTACCGGCTGACCCAGGACCCGGGGACCGTCTACGGCCTCGACTACCACGAGGCCTCCGCGCTCCAGGCCGAGCAGGGCACCGACGAGCTGGTCTCCCGGCTCGTCGACCGCTTCCACCGGGTCGCCCGGGAGTACGAGGTCGTCCTGGTGCTGGGCACCGACTTCGCCGCCACCCAGCTCCCCGACGAGCTGGCGCTGAACGCCCGGCTCGCCAACGAGTTCGGCGCCTCCGTGATCCCCGTCGTCGGCGGCCGCGGCCAGACCGCGGAATCGGTACGGGCCGAGGCCCGTAACGCCTTCCGCGCCTACGAGGCCCTGGGCTGCGACATCCTCGCCCTGACGGTGAACCGGGTGGCGCCCGCCGACCGGGAGTCCATAGCCGAGCGGCTCGCGGCCCGCCTCCCCGTCCCCTGCTACGTCCTCCCGGACGAGCCCGCGCTCGCCGCGCCCACGGTCGCCCAGATCACCCAGGCCCTCCACGGCACGGTGCTGCTGGGCGACGACTCCGGGCTCGCGCGCGACGCCCTCGACTTCGTCTTCGGCGGCGCGACCCTGCCGAACTTCCTCACCGCCCTGACCCCCGGCTGCATGGTGGTCACCCCCGGCGACCGGGCCGATCTGGTGGTCGGCGCACTGGCCGCGCACTCCGCGGGCACCCCGCCCATCGCGGGCGTCCTCCTCACCCTCGACGAGCGGCCCACCGACGAGGTCCTCACCCTGGCGGCCAAGCTCGCCCCCGGCACCCCGGTGGTCTCCGTCGCCGCCACCAGCTTCCCCACCGCCGCCGAGCTGTTCAAGCTGGAGGGCAAGCTCAGCGGCGCCACCCCGCGCAAGGCGGAGACCGCCCTCGGCCTCTTCGAACGCCATGTCGACAGCGCCGGACTGCTGGACCGGCTCGCCGTGGCCCGCAGCGGCCGGGTGACCCCCATGATGTTCGAGCACGAGCTGCTGGAGCAGGCCAGGGCAGACCGCCGCCGGGTGGTGCTCCCGGAGGGCACCGAGGAGCGGGTGCTCCGCGCCGCGGACGTCCTGGTCCGCCGCGACGTCTGCGATCTGACCCTCCTCGGTGATCCGGACATCATCCGGAAGAAGGCCGCCGACCTGGGCATCGACCTCTCCTCGGTCCAGCTCATCGACCCGAACACCTCCGAGCTGCGGCAGCCCTTCGCCGAGCGGTACGCGGAGCTGCGCGCCCACAAGGGCATCTCGGTGGAGCTGGCGTACGACGTCGTCGCGGACGTCAACTACTTCGGCACCCTGATGGTCGAGGAGGGGCTGGCCGACGGCATGGTGTCGGGTTCGGTGCACTCCACGGCCGCCACCATCCGCCCCGCCTTCGAGATCATCAAGACCCGGCGGCCGACGGACCCCGGGGGCGGCGCGGCGATCGTCTCCTCGGTCTTCTTCATGTGCCTGGCCGACAAGGTGCTGGTGTACGGCGACTGCGCGGTCAACCCGGACCCGAACGCCGAGCAGCTCGCGGACATCGCCGTCCAGTCGGCGGCGACCGCGGCCCGGTTCGGTGTCGAACCGCGGATCGCGATGCTCTCGTACTCCACCGGCACCTCGGGTTCGGGCGCCGACGTCGACAAGGTGCGGGAGGCCACCGAGCTGGTCCGCAGGTCCCGGCCGGACCTGCGGATCGAGGGCCCGATCCAGTACGACGCGGCCGTGGAGCCGTCCGTCGCCGCGACCAAGCTGCCGGAGTCCGAGGTCGCGGGCCGGGCCACCGTGCTGATCTTCCCGGACCTGAACACCGGCAACAACACCTACAAGGCCGTCCAGCGCTCGGCGGGCGCGGTGGCCGTGGGCCCGGTCCTCCAGGGCCTGCGGAAGCCGGTGAACGACCTGTCCCGCGGCGCGCTGGTCGGCGACATCGTGAACACGGTGGCGATCACCGCGATCCAGGCCCAGCCGGCGCCCGCGCCGGACCGTCCCGTACGTCCGGCGGCCGAGACCGCCGCGACGCCCGCCTGA
- a CDS encoding acyl-CoA mutase large subunit family protein, whose product MDAHAIEEGRRRWQARYDKARKRDADFTTLSGDPVEPVYGPRPGDAYEGFERIGWPGEYPFTRGLHPTGYRGRTWTIRQFAGFGNAEQTNERYKMILAAGGGGLSVAFDMPTLMGRDSDDPRSLGEVGHCGVAIDSAADMEVLFQDIPLGDVTTSMTISGPAVPVFCMYLVAAERQGVDPAVLNGTLQTDIFKEYIAQKEWLFQPEPHLRLIGDLMEHCAAGIPAYKPLSVSGYHIREAGATAAQELAYTLADGFGYVELGLSRGLDVDTFAPGLSFFFDAHLDFFEEIAKFRAARRIWARWLRDVYGARSDKAQWLRFHTQTAGVSLTAQQPYNNVVRTAVEALSAVLGGTQSLHTNALDETLALPSAQAAEIALRTQQVLMEETGVANVADPLGGSWYVEQLTDRIEADAEKIFEQIRERGRRAHPDGRHPIGPMTSGILRGIEDGWFTGEIAESAFRYQRALEKGEKRVVGVNVHHGSVTGDLEILRVGHEVERDQVRILADRRAGRNDARVRSAIGAMLTAARDGSNMIGPMLDAVRAEATLGEICDALRDEWGTYTEPPGF is encoded by the coding sequence ATGGACGCTCACGCGATCGAGGAGGGCCGCCGGCGCTGGCAGGCCCGCTACGACAAGGCCCGCAAGCGCGACGCGGACTTCACCACGCTCTCCGGGGATCCGGTCGAGCCGGTCTACGGGCCCCGGCCCGGCGACGCCTACGAGGGATTCGAGCGGATCGGCTGGCCCGGCGAGTACCCCTTCACCCGGGGGCTCCACCCGACCGGCTATCGCGGCCGGACCTGGACCATCCGCCAGTTCGCGGGCTTCGGCAACGCCGAGCAGACCAATGAGCGCTACAAGATGATCCTGGCCGCGGGCGGCGGCGGGCTCTCCGTGGCGTTCGACATGCCCACCCTGATGGGCCGGGACTCCGACGATCCGCGCTCCCTCGGCGAGGTCGGCCACTGCGGGGTCGCGATCGACTCGGCCGCCGATATGGAAGTCCTCTTCCAGGACATCCCGCTCGGTGATGTGACGACGTCGATGACGATCAGCGGGCCCGCGGTCCCCGTCTTCTGCATGTACCTGGTCGCCGCGGAGCGTCAGGGCGTCGATCCCGCCGTACTGAACGGCACCCTCCAGACCGATATCTTCAAGGAGTACATCGCCCAGAAGGAGTGGCTCTTCCAGCCCGAGCCGCATCTGCGGCTGATCGGCGATCTGATGGAGCACTGCGCGGCCGGTATCCCCGCGTACAAGCCGCTCTCGGTCTCCGGCTACCACATCCGCGAGGCCGGGGCGACGGCCGCACAGGAGCTGGCGTACACCCTCGCCGACGGCTTCGGCTACGTCGAGCTGGGGCTCAGCCGCGGCCTCGACGTGGACACGTTCGCACCCGGGCTCTCCTTCTTCTTCGACGCCCACCTCGACTTCTTCGAGGAGATCGCCAAGTTCCGGGCGGCCCGGCGGATCTGGGCGCGCTGGCTGCGCGACGTCTACGGCGCCCGGAGCGACAAGGCGCAGTGGCTGCGCTTCCACACCCAGACCGCGGGTGTCTCGCTGACCGCGCAGCAGCCGTACAACAACGTCGTACGGACCGCGGTCGAGGCGCTGTCGGCGGTCCTCGGCGGCACCCAGTCCCTGCACACCAACGCCCTCGACGAGACCCTCGCCCTGCCCAGCGCGCAGGCGGCGGAGATCGCCCTGCGCACCCAGCAGGTGCTCATGGAGGAGACGGGGGTCGCCAATGTCGCCGATCCGCTCGGCGGCTCCTGGTACGTGGAGCAGCTCACCGACCGCATCGAGGCCGACGCGGAGAAGATCTTCGAGCAGATCAGGGAGCGGGGCCGCCGGGCCCACCCCGACGGACGGCATCCGATCGGGCCGATGACCTCGGGCATCCTGCGGGGCATCGAGGACGGCTGGTTCACCGGGGAGATCGCGGAATCCGCCTTCCGCTACCAGCGGGCGCTGGAGAAGGGCGAGAAGCGGGTCGTCGGCGTCAATGTGCACCACGGTTCGGTCACCGGCGATCTGGAGATCCTGCGGGTCGGCCACGAGGTGGAGCGGGACCAGGTACGGATCCTGGCCGACCGGAGGGCCGGACGGAACGACGCCCGGGTGCGGTCCGCGATCGGGGCGATGCTGACCGCGGCCCGCGACGGATCGAACATGATCGGCCCGATGCTGGACGCGGTACGGGCGGAGGCGACGCTCGGCGAGATCTGCGACGCCCTGCGGGACGAGTGGGGTACGTACACGGAGCCGCCGGGCTTCTGA